Part of the Lotus japonicus ecotype B-129 chromosome 6, LjGifu_v1.2 genome, ATTGATTTGGAATTTTAAAGGTGAGGATTAGTtcatgttttctctctctttttaaattgattcaagcttttaaatacaattcattttttctctctcttcttaaattgatccaagcctttaaatttccaaatcaatggctcagatttggatggagagaggatggagagaagctggatggagaggatccaaatccgtTGTTTGTTCCCACCAACTGAaccacttttttttaaaaagaatctACTCCGCAATGGTTGCTCTTTATCCCAAACCGCTCCACCTCCGTTATTAGCTATTGATTACTACTCACTTCTCAAAACCAAAATGGTACAAATTTTTATATAAccctttttcaattttcatgttttttcaTCATGAGTTCTACCATATCATCACTTCAAATGGGACAAGAATCAGAGTACAAAACCCAGTTGGTGTTGAAGATTTGCTCCATTTCCACCCGTTCTGTTGTTTGTGTTCACAGGCTTGTTTCAGACTCAGTTAAGGCACCTTTCATTGATTGGTATTGCATTCTTGGAGTGAGTATTAATTAGACCCTTTTCTTGTTCATGAAAACTTAGCactaatttaatttttcttggTTCTTTTGTATGAATGAAATTAATCTCTTCATATTGGGATCTCATAGGTGGAAGAGAATGTAGGAGTACATACCATTCGTAAGAAATACCATAAACTTGGTATGTTTTCATTCATTTTGTGGTTATATTCAATCAACATTGTCTCTTTCCTCTGAATATCAGTGAATAACaaggggtttttttttttcctgcagCTTTGCAACTTCATCCAGACAAGAATAAACACCCCAAGGCTGATACTGCATTCAAGCTTGTTTCTGAGGTTAGTTTGTGATATGGTTGCATAGACACCCAAATTAGTAAGGATTAAGGAATGAAAGCTAGAGAAGAGATAAAAGTCATAGGTGTGATATATGATGGGATAGTGAATTCGGATTAGACACCCGAATGTACATGAAATAATTTAAATTCTCTGAGATTGGGGAATCCTGAATTCAATGTAGTCATGAAGTCCTCAACACTCCGATGTAGATCACATGACTCAGTTATAAAGAGGTTAGGACTCTTGACTGCATCCAATGCAATATCCCCTGGCTACCAAGAACTCGGGTTTGATAGGAATATATCAAAATAGAGATAGAGAAAAATGTGGTATATGTTCAGTGTTGGTGCGGTTAGAATGTTTAAAAATTGGGATCGAATAGAAAACTATATGTACATTTTTCCTTTGTTGTTTAGTCTAGGAATACTTTTGCAATGTGCCACAAGGTCTGGGAAAAATGGAATAAAATCACAACTCATGCCTCCAATTGTTTTTTCTTCTGCAGGCCTATAGATGCTTATCTGATGCTGCAAAAAGAAAAGCTTTTAACTTGAAGAGACATGAGAGCTTCTGCATTCAGTGCAACAGAATCCCTTACACATCAACCATTGTCCCTGGCAATTCCATTAACGGTTCAAGTTTCAAGCCATGGAACATTATCAGCAGGTCAATATCTAGTAAGGTTCGGAGAAACATTCGGGACATGAGAGAAAGATTGAAGGAGGAAGCTAAGGTGATAGAAAACTGTCTGAAGGCAAATTCACTGTCAAAGAAAGAATCTTCCGTTTACAATCCAGCAGAGTATCTACACGGAAAAAGGTCCTCTTTTCAGAGAGAAAGCCCTGTTTTCAATCCATCAAACTACTTCTACCAAGGGTACCCTCATCATCCAAGgggaaatgtttacaagaatTCTGAGACATGTTGTTACTTGCAGGCAGAAAAAATAGTGCATAGTGACAAGGGAGGATCTAAATATGCCTCCCCAGTTTTTTAGGTGAAATCACAAAGGAATATGATGAGCACTAGGAAATTTGCTTATGTTCCATCACAATGTTAGCTTGAACATTTTTTAGTTCAATGTGGTTGACATATTCTGGCTTCTTTTATAGGACTAATTGCATTTCATTATGAATTCGTCATGACTTAGACCATCTACAATGGTGTTGAAAGGGGTGTGTTTAATGTTGAAATGTGTGTGTAATGGTGTTTAACAtaagtgttgaaagttgaaagggggAGAGAGGAGTTGAAAAAATTCAACACAGTTGAAACCTGCAGTGGGACACGTGGCGTTGTTTGATTGGTCCGGGCAATTTTcgtttatcctaatctttccaactcaattatttcattcaaaaaaaaaatttttaaaatataattttttaccaaaattcatgattttttttctctataaattgagacttggttcgtttgatttggacacagaaattttttttcatcatcttattcatcttattatctttctattattctctttgctttgaaatggatcccaaca contains:
- the LOC130723772 gene encoding dnaJ-related protein rsp1-like, whose protein sequence is MSSTISSLQMGQESEYKTQLVLKICSISTRSVVCVHRLVSDSVKAPFIDWYCILGVEENVGVHTIRKKYHKLALQLHPDKNKHPKADTAFKLVSEAYRCLSDAAKRKAFNLKRHESFCIQCNRIPYTSTIVPGNSINGSSFKPWNIISRSISSKVRRNIRDMRERLKEEAKVIENCLKANSLSKKESSVYNPAEYLHGKRSSFQRESPVFNPSNYFYQGYPHHPRGNVYKNSETCCYLQAEKIVHSDKGGSKYASPVF